CGTTCGATCCTTTCGTTATTCCCTCGCCGCAGGTATTACGAGTCGGTGCATACCCACTGCACGGCGCGCCGGTTTTTCACGTCGATCCTGATCACTATTACGCCGAATTGATGCTGAAACGGGCATTGTTGGCTGCCGACCACTCGTACTATGTGCAGGCATACCCTGAGAGTCTGCCGGCACAGTGGGAACTGCTGGAATGGGGATTGGCTGAGCTACACCGTTCCTACCCTGATTGGTTCGTGCTGCGACAGCGTGGGGCAGAACTGGAGTGGGAAAATCGGCTGACCAACCAGGTGTCAACAATTCGGATTGGTGATGATCTCGGTCTGTTGCCAATCGACTGGCTCGGTCGCCAGGTGCAGGAAGATTTGCTGCTGATGGCGGTTGATGAAGCGTCCGGGCATCCGCTCATTGCCGGTCAGCTCTGCTTTCCCAACCGCTGGTGCCTCTCCGATAAGATGGGGTTACCGCTGGCCGCTATCCACGGGCCGGTGCCCGGTTTCATCGCGCAACTGGCCCGATCAACTGATCAATTGATAAGTCGATTGCAGCCGCAGCGTCCCGTCTGGCGGCGTAACTGGTCACTGGTTGTGTTACCCGATCTTGATCTCTCTCCGCGCCTCGGTCCCCTCGATCAGCAAAAGAGCACAGTAACCGCAGACAATGCCGGTGAACGTGTCTTCTACCGTGTGGAGCGACAGACACTTGTGCGTATGGCCCGCCATCCGGTCGTCTTGTTTACGGTGCGCACCTACGTGGCCCCGCTGGCACAACTGACCAGCAATCCGCAGTGGACGGCTGCCATGGCTCAGCTTCTCCGCCAGCTCGATCCGGCAATTCTCGACTATAAAGGAATTACCCCCTACTTGCGTCCGCTTCTAGAGCATCTGGATCGTCGACTGTACGATCTGGTGTCATAGTCTGCCGCACATCGCTTAGCCATACAGGCTGAGTTGCCAGACAAAGATGTGCTATCATATGTCGGCGATGAGGCGAATGGAGGAGACGTTCATGAGAGAGAATCCAGAACGGCAGACTAGAGGTACCGATCCCCGACCAGGTGATGCGGCTCAGCGACGTGACACAGCACGTACTGAACGTCTTGACGCCACAGCGTCTGCGCCGCACTGGCGACCGACATCTGCTGTCAGTGGTACTACATACAGCGGCAATTTTTCCCAGATTTTGATTCGGTGGTTACAACAACGGGGTTGGATGTACCTGATTGGTGGCCTTGTGCTCATCGTCCTGATTTTTATTCTGTCGCTGTCTCTCCTACGGGGTGATCGTCGAGAAGCACCATTAGGTGTTCCTACTGCCCCCATGCTTGAACAACCCACAACTGCTACTGATATCCAAAGTGGTACCGGCACCTTAGCTCCCACCGCAGCCCCAACACCCGCTCCGCGCTTCTTTGTGGTCATCAATACTGGCGGTCAGGGTCTCTTCCTCCGCCCTCAACCCAATCGCAACAACCAGCCAATTGCTACGCTTCCTGATGGCACCCGCGTTGAGCAGATCGGCGATGATGTTGTCGGTGCTGATTTTGTCTGGCGACCGGTACGCACCCCCGATGGCCTGGAAGGGTACGTCGCTGTCGATTTTCTTGCCCCGGCTCAGTAAAACAATGTCAGTTCGTAAGGGCACGGTACGCCGTGCCCTTACCGGCAACTATCAACCCTGGTGGTGTCCCTGTGAGGTGCCGGTAGACACCCCGAAAGTGCACGCCGCCGGCTTGTCCACCACCTGAAACCGCACGCCTTTCCTGCTTCCGGTAGAGCAGTGCAACCCTGAACAAACTCGTACATACGCGAGAGTCCCCACACCGGTAATTCCCGCCCCCGGCAGGGCGGGAAGGGTGGGGGGTATTTCACATCATATCTGGAAGTAGAGAAGACGTGACCCGCTATCAGTGGTGTGATCTGTCCTGAAAACAAGAGCTAACCGCTAATCTTCTTTCCCTCCAGAAACCTGGCGTTCCATCACCTTCGTCAGGTCAGGTGCAGCAATGGAGAGAAAAAGATCAACCAGTTGCGGATCAAAATGTTTACCCTTTTGATCGTGAATGTATTGCCAGGCTTGCTCACGACTCCAAGCCTTGCGGTAGGGTCGATCATTGGTCAGCGCATCCCAAACATCAACCAGGGCAAAGATACGGGCCGCGAGTGGAATCTGTTCACCGCGCAAGCCTCGTGGGTAGCCGGTACCATCCCATTTTTCATGATGGCAATATGGAATGTCCAGGGCGGGGCGCAGGTAAGCGATTGGGTAGAGTAACTCGTAGGCATAGGTTGTGTGGCGACGCATAATCTCCCATTCTTCTTCGGTTAGTGGTCCTGGTTTGTGCAAAATGGCGTCTGGTACGCCAATTTTGCCAATATCATGGAGCATCGCCCCGCGCCACATATTGATCTGCTCTTCTGGAGGAATATTGAGTGCCTGCGCCACAGCCAGCGTAAGTTGAGCGACTCGTTGTGAATGTCCCTCTGTCTCTTTGTCCCGGAGATCGAGGGCACGTGACCAGCCGATCAGCGTTTGATCATACGCTTCGGCAATCGCCTGGGCTGCCTGCCGGGCTTGCTCGGTCAGGAGACGCTCCTGAGCTGCTGCGCGCTCGCGCTCTTCAATTAATCGGCGGTAGCGGTTGATCCGCTGCATCGTGCGCACCCGCAGGCGCAACTCGCTCAATTCGACCGGCTTGGATAAAAACTCATCAGCCCCGGCTTTTACCCCTTCCAGCCGCGAAGCCCGATCATCAAGCGCAGTAATCATAATAATGGGAACTTCAGCCGTCAGCGGATCTTCACGCAACATGCGGCAGACACTGAACCCATCGAGATCGGGCATCATGACATCAAGCAGGATGAGATCGGGTAACTCGGACCTGGCAGCCGCAATGCCGATTTGCCCTGATGCTGCGGTGCGGACGACACAGCGTTCACGTTTGAGCAGGCTACTTAGAATATCACGCACGTTAGGGTCATCGTCGATGACCAACACATTATAGGGTTGATTTTGCATAGGCTATGATGCTTTCCGGCTTAACGGATGTCGCTGCGATGTTTATTGTAGCATGGCGTGACGTGGTATATCGGGTTCAAATCGTACTGATAAAATTTCGGCACAACCACATCTGTAAATATATATAGCCTGGCTGTGTTCAGTGACGACATCGTAAAGCGATTGCTCGATCATCACACATTTTGAACTTCACGGTAAAAATCCTTTACTCATTTTAGACCAGTACAATTACTATCATATTACCAAAGCCATCACGCTTTTTGTTGATAGTTCCATATCAAACAGTTTGCAAGCGGAGTGTAAGGGGGAAGACTGCGATATTAGACACCATCGCATCAACAGGCAGACAACAGCGTAACTCCCGCTTCAGGCTGTGTACCGAAAACGGGTGGCCTACGCTCATCCATACACCACTGCCGCTCTGTGTAATATCAAATCTGGTTTGCTAAAAGCCATCGCTTGTGAGTGCCCCATCACGCTGGCAGTGATCGCGACGACGGAGAACAGCATCGCCCCTATACACACCGTGGTATCACGTGCCGGCGTGGATACGGTGTTCAGGTCGGATTGCCCGTGACGCATCGTTTGGCGTGGGGAAGCCACGCTTCCCCATCCGCCGCACGCACTGGCAGGCGTGGGTCGCAGGGTGTACCGTTGCCCCAATTGTTGAAACGTCGTTGAATCGCCTGATCGTCGGGCGTCTGGGCTAAGGTGAACAACATTCGTATGAGTGAAGGCAATCCTTCACCCACCCGTTATTCTGTGCGCTATTGCCGCGATCTGGTAATCTGCGCAATATCGTGCGGTCTAATGCGATCCCATCAGGCTGCTACCTTCTCGCGCACCAGTTGTTCGCTAAACTCCCATAACCTCTTCGCCAGGGCTGCACCTTGCGCTGCGGCTGATGGTTTGACAGGCTTCTTGCGCACAAAATACTGCCCACTGATCTCAGCAACTTCTGGTGATGAAGCCAGGTAAATCGAGGTCGCTGCTCCATGTTCCGGCGAGAGCATGAAGGGGCGAGCAAGGCGGAAGAAGAAGGCAAACAGGCCACGGGAGTCGGCGGCAAAATTGGTAGCGACTGCGCCGGGGTGCAGGCTGTTTGCAGTCACCCCACTGCCCTGCAAGCGACGGGCCAGTTCGTTTGTGAACAGAATGTTGCACAGCTTGGAGTCACTGTAAGCCTGGGCAATGTTGGGGCGCTGGGGAGAAGCGATCTGTGGGATTGCGATTCTGCCGGCGACATGCGCGAAAGAAGAAACGTTGATAATACGGGCCGGCGCACTGGCGATAATCCGTTCGAGCAACAGGTTGGTGAGCAGGAAGGGTGCCAGATGATTAACGGCAAAGGTCATTTCGTAACCGTCGG
This genomic window from Chloroflexus aurantiacus J-10-fl contains:
- a CDS encoding SDR family oxidoreductase, giving the protein MQGKTVIVTGANSGIGYVTARELAAMGARVIMVCRSQSKGEAARQRIMQEAKGAPEPELVLADFASLASVRRAAGDILERCPRIDVLVNNAGLFVSEPLASADGYEMTFAVNHLAPFLLTNLLLERIIASAPARIINVSSFAHVAGRIAIPQIASPQRPNIAQAYSDSKLCNILFTNELARRLQGSGVTANSLHPGAVATNFAADSRGLFAFFFRLARPFMLSPEHGAATSIYLASSPEVAEISGQYFVRKKPVKPSAAAQGAALAKRLWEFSEQLVREKVAA
- a CDS encoding HD domain-containing phosphohydrolase produces the protein MQNQPYNVLVIDDDPNVRDILSSLLKRERCVVRTAASGQIGIAAARSELPDLILLDVMMPDLDGFSVCRMLREDPLTAEVPIIMITALDDRASRLEGVKAGADEFLSKPVELSELRLRVRTMQRINRYRRLIEERERAAAQERLLTEQARQAAQAIAEAYDQTLIGWSRALDLRDKETEGHSQRVAQLTLAVAQALNIPPEEQINMWRGAMLHDIGKIGVPDAILHKPGPLTEEEWEIMRRHTTYAYELLYPIAYLRPALDIPYCHHEKWDGTGYPRGLRGEQIPLAARIFALVDVWDALTNDRPYRKAWSREQAWQYIHDQKGKHFDPQLVDLFLSIAAPDLTKVMERQVSGGKED
- a CDS encoding heme-dependent oxidative N-demethylase family protein, which encodes MIEAWPFDPFVIPSPQVLRVGAYPLHGAPVFHVDPDHYYAELMLKRALLAADHSYYVQAYPESLPAQWELLEWGLAELHRSYPDWFVLRQRGAELEWENRLTNQVSTIRIGDDLGLLPIDWLGRQVQEDLLLMAVDEASGHPLIAGQLCFPNRWCLSDKMGLPLAAIHGPVPGFIAQLARSTDQLISRLQPQRPVWRRNWSLVVLPDLDLSPRLGPLDQQKSTVTADNAGERVFYRVERQTLVRMARHPVVLFTVRTYVAPLAQLTSNPQWTAAMAQLLRQLDPAILDYKGITPYLRPLLEHLDRRLYDLVS
- a CDS encoding SH3 domain-containing protein is translated as MRENPERQTRGTDPRPGDAAQRRDTARTERLDATASAPHWRPTSAVSGTTYSGNFSQILIRWLQQRGWMYLIGGLVLIVLIFILSLSLLRGDRREAPLGVPTAPMLEQPTTATDIQSGTGTLAPTAAPTPAPRFFVVINTGGQGLFLRPQPNRNNQPIATLPDGTRVEQIGDDVVGADFVWRPVRTPDGLEGYVAVDFLAPAQ